Part of the Spea bombifrons isolate aSpeBom1 chromosome 3, aSpeBom1.2.pri, whole genome shotgun sequence genome, ACTGTCTCGATCTACACATGCCGGTGTGGGGAATAAGACAGGTGCACTATGGCATGGAAATTGTAAGACTTACCTTGTATTGTAGCTTTGATAACTACGAGGATGCTGTACGACTTTATGAAATGATTCTTCGAATGGAGGCAATTACAGAGAAACCAGGATTCTGCTTCTTTACACTGTATTCCACGAAGTACACATCTGTTCAGTTCTCTTTAAAACAACTACCCCCTGGGATATCTGTGCAAGTAAAAGACAGATGTGCCCTTCAGTTTGGCGTTCAGGCAATAGGCCAGCTCGTTCCTTTGCTGCCCTACCCATGCATGCCCATTAGTGACACAAGATGGCAGACACAAGACTATGAGGGGAACAAAATCTTGTTTATGGTAATTACTTGCATTTCAGCCTTACAAAATTTTAAGTTATCAAAGTCTTTGCCAAATCTAGAGCGGAGTCCGTGGGTCTGTCATTTGTGTAGAGAGCATCATATTTCATCCGCTGGCAGATATCAGATTtaaagccatattttttttctttttaactagaaaaatatttgtagGGAAGTGCTGAATTTTTAACAGTAACCATAGATAGCAAAATAATTGTTGTTGATTGTGCCATTACTTCAGTAATGGTTAGATAAGTGTGACTCTTCTGTAGCTTCATCTTggagtttatttactaaagggagagttgtggtttctacTCCcttacttcactatacattataaagagtCTActctggcaagtttctccagcaagaactGAGTTAGCCCTGCatcatgtatattttaatgggTGAATACATCCCATTATGTTTTGTTGCTTAAAattagtgatttaaaattaacttttcCATGCAAAAGTCAAAAGCAAAATATCAGAGATGTACCGAACGTTAAAACAGACATTTACCAAGcattatatatggtatataggGTATATTCATTTGCTGCCATTTCCAGCTCACAGACCTCAAtattgcattatgaagggctagtCTTGGTAAGCTTTTTGtgaatagttaaaaataaatgaagtgaCTCAAGGCAGTCCCTTATACTATCTTTGCATTATGTATAATGCCAGCCTTGCATAATGTCAGTCCAACTGTTCGCAGTCAGtaaatacacatccatgataaATGGCTGTATatggggttaaataaaaaaatctcatcCCAACTActgtatgcattatgaaggtccagtTACGGTAAGAGGGGTGTTCTGTTAGAAATGGTTTTGTACCTCACCATAGGAAGGTAGAATATGACAACAGGCATGAACCATTCAGATCATCTAGTCAGTCCTTAGTTTACTACTTTTATACGTCAATCCCTAGTCACTCATTGTCTTGTGTTATATTCCTATttcatgcgtgtttaaatcccccactgtattaacctctaccacttctgctgtaagACCAttgcacttatctaccaccctcccagtgaAGTGAAACCtcattacattaaaacattacacCTAAACCTCTGACTCTCTTTtattagattatgacctctccCTCATGTTAGTTTATTGTTAAATGAATAAACCTCAATCAGAAGATTAAGCATTCTGGCAAACtgaacatgcacatttttcagctGTACTGTACAATAAATAGttgaaaaatacatatgttaTAAAGTAGATTTGATTTTAAAATTCTATTTGTCTTGTGCACAGGTTACTGAAAACACTGTGGCAAATTTGGGTCATCGTGACAGCAGAATGGCTAGAGTATCACATGTAACTCCAAGTGCTCGGCAGAAAACATTCATGGGACGTCTCCAAAAAATGGGGCATGAAAGGCTACCTGTATCTGAAGAGGTGAAATTCAAACAAGTTTTTAACTTGGCCTGCAACATCTCAGATCAAAATGAAAAGACTTGTGATCAAAGTGAAAATGATCTCCAGAAACCAGTGCCAAGACACAGTGTGCAATTGAAAGAGACCGAGACAAATGTAGACACTGGATGTACAGTCATTAAACTAAGAGAGCAACCTATTTTTGATCACAATTTCACAGGCCTTCAGGACTTTTTTGATGGCAGGCACTTCTGTACCACGGGTGAAAAAGAACCCCTAGACATGTTCTCTAAACCACATGGCTCTCTATCCCCTATGTCTGTCAAAAGTAACACAGAATGTGGGCTGGGCACCCAGTGCATTAAATTGGAGAGATCAAAAGTAGACGATAGCAACTACAGAGTACAGAAAGAAGAATTCTTCATTTGAAATGAGTCAATACAATATTTCAATTCTCAGAGTTTCCTATAAAATGGTTCGTTAATGATTCATTTTCTTAGGCTGTCTATTCACAGGATATGTAGTTCCTTTTACATTAAATACTTCTTACGTTATGTTCTCCGcgtcttatttattttctcatcaAACTATTGTGATCCTATTTGACTACTGTAGCAACATTTAACTGAATGTCATCTTCTCCATGGTCCTTAGCAAATTGTACACATTGCTGTGAAATTCGCTGTGCTGCAAAATTCACGTTGAGTCATCAAAGCTTCAAGTCTTGGTAATATCTGAGAACATGAGGTTCTTCTCCTGCAGCAGGGGTGTTTGCAGAGAGATAACTACATTTATAGAGTATGATTAGTGAGCTTCCTACCTCTTGTTTTAGTGATTAACAGTGGAAACTGTATGACTTGTTAGAAACAGACGAAGCTCAGAGTTACAGTTCCCATAGGAGGAGAGATACTCTGGCAGGTTGGAGCTTGGATTATTGTTTATGGAAGTCATTGTGTATGTGGGGATATATctatatgaatgtgtgtggtTGTGCTTATTAAacatatctgtgtgtgttaacatttcTTTGTAGACCTTtttgaatttgtgttttttttattgacataaaattattttggggTTTAATACCTTAAATGCTGGGAGAGGTGTGTTGATTTTGTTATGGTAGAGGACAAGGAAAAAAAGTTGACCTGAGAGAAAGATTATCAGTTACTGTCTCTATTTAGCCCATAGAGTGTCAGCTATGCAAATCAAATACTCAGCtgttcatttagaaagttcccaggtataaggctaggtttccacttgggtttttgtccggcgtttttttcttgatgaaaaacgccaggaaaactgccgctgcatttacctgcgttttggcgttttttctgcagttttttctggcgttttagcctttctgtggaaattgctttttttgaccttaggcagtttttccagcctttacaagttagaagtttcacccagctaaaagggattaggataaatggcaagtatctgccctctcctgatgtcatttacctggtagacccttttgtctcttttctgtggtttgtaaggcatgctttatttcgaatgtctgctcctctgggaagattggccccaaatgatggtgcaaattgtttgctgttgcttttggcacgcaggatccggtcgcgtatgtttgtttgtaatggcatgtttgttccaaatggtgtaaaattcaatatgaaccagtccaggactttgttttgtgtgaaactgtttgttttcagcctatttctcgtaggacacacagatactgggtccatcctctgcattgtaactgtggaaaaaacgccataaaaaacgccaaggcaataaacccacatggctttttcatggcgttttttctctcccatagacttctattggagaaaaaaagccaagatttcttgcaaaaaacgccagagtgtcaacatgctgcagttttgaaaaactgccacagagcccaaaaaagcagaaaaacgccaaagaggactgaaaaaacgccagacagaaaaacgccaagtggaaatggcattttgcgatttcctattgaattacagctaacatctggctgcagccgtttttcacaaaaaaacgccaggtggcgctattggcgtttttataggcgtttttagcaaaaaaaaacccaaatggaaaccaagcctaaggctaggtttccacttgggtttttgtccggcgtttttttcttgatgaaaaacgccaggaaaactgccaagaaaactgccactgcatttacctgcgttttggcgttttttctgcagttttttctggcgttttagcctttctgtggaaattgctttttttgaccttaggcagtttttccagcctttacaagttagaagtttcacccagctaaaagggattaggataaatggcaagtatctgccccctcctgatgtcatttacttggtagacccttttgtctcttttctgtggtttgtaaggcatgctttattccgaatgtctgctcctctgggaagattggccccaaatgatggtgcaaattgtttgctgttgcttttggcacgcaggatccagtcgcgtatgtttgtttgtaatggcatgtttgttccaaatggtgtaaaattcaatatgaaccagtccaggactttgttttgtgtgaaactgtttgttttcagcctatttctcgtaggacacacagatactgggtccatcctctgcattgtaactgtggaaaaaacaccataaaaaacgccaaggcaataaacccacatggctttttcatggcgttttttctctcccatagacttctattggagaaaaaaagccaagatttcttgcaaaaaacgccagagtgtcaacatgctgcagttttgaaaaactgccacagagcccaaaaaagcagaaaaacgccaaagaggactgaaaaaacgccagacagaaaaacgccaagtggaaatggcattttgcgatttcctattgaattacagctaacatctggctgcatgcgtttttcacaaaaaaacgccaggtggcgctattggcgtttttataggcgtttttagcaaaaaaaaaccaagtggaaatctagccttaggctaggtttccacttgggtttttgtctggcgtttttttcttgatgaaaaacgccaggaaaactgccaagaaaactgccgctgcatttacctgcgttttggcgtttttttctgcagttttttctggcgttttagcctttctgtggaaattgctttttttgaccttaggcagtttttccagcctttacaagttagaagtttcacccagctaaaagggattaggataaatggcaagtatctgccctctcctgatgtcatttacttggtagacccttttgtctcttttctgtggtttgtaaggcatgctttattccgaatgtctgctcctctgggaagattggccccaaatgatggtgcaaattgtttgctgttgcttttggcacgcaggatccggtcgcgtatgtttgtttgtaatggcatgtttgttccaaatggtgtaaaattcaatatgaaccagtccaggactttgttttgtgtgaaactgtttgttttcagcctatttctcgtaggacacacagatactgggtccatcctctgcattgtaactgtggaaaaaacgccataaaaaacgccaaggcaataaacccacatggctttttcatggcgttttttctctcccatagacttctattggagaaaaaaagccaagatttcttgcaaaaaacgccagagtgtcaacatgctgcagttttgaaaaactgccacagagcccaaaaaagcagaaaaacgccaaagaggactgaaaaaacgccagacagaaaaacgccaagtggaaatggcattttgcgatttcctattgaattacagctaacatctggctgcaggcgtttttcacaaaaaaacgccaggtggcgctattggcgtttttataggcgtttttagcaaaaaaaacccaaatggaaaccaagcctaagTGTAGTCTTTTTCACTTTGTTTGATCTCTCTAAAATGttggcaaaataaatatattgaggTGCACTGAAATAGAATGAATGAGAAAATTAACAAATTATACCTCAATAAGCAAAACACACTAATGTAGATgaatcaatacatacatggcagaagagcgGAGGATGGGGAAGGAACAGGAGAATGGGGTGAATACAAAGTGATCATCCAGTACAATTAAATTGAGTTTTACACATTTACAATGTGAATATAGGGCTGGACGAGAATCTATTGAATGTAAAGAGAATAGGAGCAAATAAATCATAATCCCTAGCTAGCCAATCATCAGCTTTCTTTGTGTAGTATGGACACCATGGCTAAGGAATACTACCCCTCGATCAGATTTGTTCTTGATTTAATATTACTAAACATTATTGTTTCAATGTGTAGATGGTTTCTTCAGAAAGCGCCAACTCTGCAGCCAATAGATAAAATACAACTGAAAGGTTTAAAAAGGCCTTTTCTCCAAGCAAATTGACTTGTTGCCATTTCTTAGTATACCCTGTCTATTGAACCACAGGAAGCAAATGCAATGCAAATTCAAACTATCCCATGAGAATTTCCTTAAGAACTGCGAAGATACTGTGTACAGAGCAAAGTTGTTTGCCATTCTAATTTGTCAGCAGCTTCTTTGTCCCAATGACCACCTGTTCCAACTTTCAGAGATTAAATTAAACCGTTcactgaaaaaaatgcaatatgtcAGTCAAAAGACCATTGCAATGGTGTGGGGTGACCAGCACACCTCTACTCCTGCCTATTGTTTTTGTCCACAGAAATAACTACAACAAGATGTGTGTCCAAAAAAGACCAATGCATATAATCCGACGAATACGTTGCTTCTGTAGTAATGATGGGGCTAAAGTCAGTGATAAACTAATCCTGACACTGGTTTAGACTGTTATAAGATGAACTAATTAAGGATCGCCTTCTTGTTCCACTCATCTCAACTCAGACAACTGCAGTGCAGGTCCAATGTAGATGCAAGTAAGCATGCCAACTCTATGACCTAAGTACTGGGACTTTGAGTCATAGGCAATCAGAGATGTCATTTTGTCCATGGAAGTAGGTAAATTAGCTTCTAATTGtgtattgaaaaataaaaaatatttatattttattatttattattattaatatttatatatatat contains:
- the FAM124B gene encoding protein FAM124B: MDDEKVTLPLTVHLLASSGSTLSIQQAVDQLLHRVCPDIQLFLVSERPALTNTVESPRKRIGFPGISVTLFLRDDLGQERVSVLRGFLQLHPWNRVHIESKQVRTCAFSQSTADYYCLDLHMPVWGIRQVHYGMEIVRLTLYCSFDNYEDAVRLYEMILRMEAITEKPGFCFFTLYSTKYTSVQFSLKQLPPGISVQVKDRCALQFGVQAIGQLVPLLPYPCMPISDTRWQTQDYEGNKILFMVITCISALQNFKLSKSLPNLERSPWVCHLCREHHISSVTENTVANLGHRDSRMARVSHVTPSARQKTFMGRLQKMGHERLPVSEEVKFKQVFNLACNISDQNEKTCDQSENDLQKPVPRHSVQLKETETNVDTGCTVIKLREQPIFDHNFTGLQDFFDGRHFCTTGEKEPLDMFSKPHGSLSPMSVKSNTECGLGTQCIKLERSKVDDSNYRVQKEEFFI